The Oncorhynchus keta strain PuntledgeMale-10-30-2019 chromosome 28, Oket_V2, whole genome shotgun sequence DNA segment CTTGAAGGgagtgcaatgtaacaggaatattcagacttatggatgccacccgttagataaaatacggaacggttccgtatttagtatagtatagtatatgccatttagctgacgctgaaagaataaacgttttgttttcaaaatgatagtttccggatttgaccatattaatgacctaaggctcgtatttcggtgtgttattatgttataattaagtatatgatttgatatttgatagagcagtctgactgagcggtggtaggcagcagcaggctcataagcattcattccaACAGCACTctcgtgcgtttgccagcagctcttccctgtgcttcaagcattgagctgtttatgacttcaagcctatcaactcccgagattaggctggtgtaacagatgtgaaatggctagcaagttagcggggtgcgcgctaatagcgtttcaatcggtgacgtaactcgctctgagaccttgaagtagttgccgcggcttttgtggagcgatgggtaactatgctttgagggtggctgttgtcgatgtgttcctggttcgagcccaggtagtggcggggagagggacggaagctatactgacacactggcaatactaaagtgcctataagaacatccaatagtcaaaggtatatgaaatacaaatggtatagagagaaatagtcctataattcatataataactacaacctaaaacttcttacctgggaatattgaagactcgtgttaaaaggaaccaccagctttcatatgttctcatgttctgagcaaggaacttaaacgttagctgttttacatggcacatattgcacttttactttcttctccaacactttgtttttgcattatttaattgaacatgtttcattatttatttgaggctaaattgattttattgatatgttaaaataaaagtgttcatcatattgtttttaaaaaaattgtctgattaatcggtatcggctatttttggtcctccaataattggtattggcgttgaaaaatcctaatcggtcgacctctagtcatgACTACATCAACGAGACTGAAACTTTCACTGAGGACAATACAGAAAGAACTTCTCCATTACAACACAAACTTGGACTAAATTACCTATTGAAAGATGGATTTATGAGCTTGCACCTCCAATACTCGAGTGCCTTCATTGGTGTGATTAGGCTAGCCACTTGTCTTTTGGAAAAAAAGTCCACCTACCAGTCAAAATGGTCCTGGAAGCCCCCCAGGCACTGGACAGAGCTGAGGTACTGGTACAGGGCTCGCTCCCCGTCACAGGTCGACAGACGCTCCTCTGCCCGGGTCAGTACCGCCCCCTTCTTACTGCAGCGGATCTGGCCTGGTGTCTCATTCACACTCAGCTGGGGAGGGAGCAGAAAGAACACAGCTGGCTTTAGcatctgttatctctctctgacCAGCAGCGTATTAGAGATGTATCAGGTATCTAGCAGAAATTATGGAAATCCTCTGTAATTCAGCATAGCTATCATTTTAGAATCAGAGGAAGCAATTAAGCTTACAGGTCATGCAAGTTCCAAACCTGCTCAATCAAATGATCTTCTTTCACCCTCAATCTCTTCACCCTCAATCTCTGTGCCTTACACAAATAGCCCTTGACAGGAGACAGTTTGAATAATAATCATCTGGATGCTTCTTTTTTTTATTGCAGCTAACTGTGTGTGCCGTAGCAGCCTTTGAGCCTCCTCCTAGCAGAAATCGATGTGTTCTGCTCCAGTAAAAGAACAGGTACAAGAACACACTGAGGGGGCTGAGAAGAGACTGCAGGCACACTCTATACCCAGGGGAGTCGCACCACCCACCCTACATCTCACTGTGAATAACTTTCTGAACAGGGCACTGTTCCAACATCTGGGAACAAGCTTACAGATCAGATTTTTGACTCCTATATCCCACTGCCAcaacctcacaaacacacacacacaagcccagATGCGCACACACACTAACTGTAGTCTTTCAGCTGAAACAGACTTGGCCCAAGCTTAAAAATGAGTCTATAATTGTGATTGTGGTTGACCTCTTCAAATCAGGCAGAGGAGGAAGAACATAATTTCTCTCAAAGGACTATGACTCACTCTCAGTAGCACATCCACCTGTAACAGGGTGTCACTCTCTCAATGACAAGCTGCAACAGAGAGCAGCCCACAATGAGTAATGATTGCAAGTACTGGGCTATTGGCAGGTTTGCTAACAGTAGTGATTATGATAAGAGCAATGTGCCCATTTAATATGGTAGCCTGTGAGGAAGAGCTTGGTAAAATGCCAGGACAACAGTCATTATTGCTACTGTCCTCGTGACACCACATCCAGCATCATACCCACAACCCAAAGCACTCATCAAAATGGTCAAAGaatccagtcacccaagtcacagATATAgactctgctaccgcacagcaagcggtaccggagcgccaagtctatttTCAAAAgattccttaacagcttctacccccaagccataagactgttgaacaattaatcaaatggccacctggactatttgcattgaccccccctttTTGTTTTTTCACTgatgctacttgctgtttattatgcagtcactttaaccatacctacatgtacaaattaccttgactaatctgtaccccagcacattgactcggtaccggtatcccctgtatatagcctcatcattgttattttattgtgtcacttttattttttactttaattGGATTTACCTTAAGTGCTGGAAGGTCAGGGAAGAGTGGGTGGGAGCCCTGAGTGAGGGCACGGGACACTGCAGACAGCACACGGGGAAGGTCAGAGCCAAAAGTGCGGAACAGGATAGCAAAGTCCCTCCCCTCTGCCACCAGGTCTTTCAGTAGCTGGAAGAAGGAGGGCAAGATCCAGTGGTACAGCTGCCCATCCTCCCCCTTCACAGCCAGCTCCTTGTCCCCCTTCAGCTCCTTCGGCCATCGCAGCATCGCCAGGTGCTCATCCAGCACGCCCCGGAACCTACGACCTGCAGTGGAGCTGGTGAAACctgccacccggccaaactgggAGTAGTAGCTGACAGCGCCCTCACATGGTGGAAGCAGGGAAGGTGAGTCACTCATCCACATCCACTTACCTACAGAGCCGATAAAGAAGCAGGTGTTAAGCAATTGCACACAACAATGACATCACCATGGCAGGTAGGCACAGTAGTGACTCCACTTATTGAATTCTCATGTCATTTATAGAAAAAGGATAGAGGTGTGCCACTACATTGTAAGTGGTGCATTTGCTCCTTGAAAAATATTGTTTAATTTTCATAGACCACTACTTCAAATAAAACTGTCTACATGTAGGAATTAAGTGACCTTTTAGACTGAGGTCGCCTGGCCCCTCAGAGGCTTGTTACTTATATTGCAACCTGGTCTTACCTTGTTTACTCATTTGTCCCCATGTCACTGTGGAAATGAAGTAATCCAAAGCTGCAATAGTTCCTTGACTTGTCACAGCATCAGACACCAAGATGGTGTTATTGAGGTCAACGTGAAGGACAAGCTTTTTCTTCTTTACACACAACCCATGAGGCACAGACACTGTTCGGGCTTCTTCAGTGGCACAGCAATCGTTCGCATTTCCTTTGGAGTGTGGAGTCGGGTGCTTATCTGTCGCCGGGTCATGTCCATTACGACTGTCCTCATTGTTTAGAGAAGCTGAGGGATGATCACCTGTCTTGTCGCAGTATGCCATTATGTGGCTCCACTCTCGAATGATCGGTTGTGGAAACCTGATTTTCTTTGACTAACGTTGGCTTGCTAACCAAGTTGTCATTGATAATAGCCAGAGGGTTAAGGCAAGTGACTGAAACCAGAACCTCTTCGTCCACAACAGTAGTTGTATTTGTAGCCAACTAGCTACATGGCTATAAGACAGCTATTACACTTGTCAAAACAGGTTATTTTTGCAAAACATATTTTAAAAGAGCTGGTTGGTACAACTAGTCACATAAAAATACCACACTCCGGCCTTTTCGTCGACTCAGCGCCAGAAAATGATATTTACTTCCTTATTCTTTAACGCCGTTTCTTCTTCTCTTACTGTAGTGTGGCGTCTGCAAGTAAATACAGTAAGAAGCGCCATCTAGAGGAGCAGTGCAGGTTGGAGTACCAACAACTTCACAAAACATAAACATACTGAGGCTAAAAAGAAACATCTGATTTGGTGAATAATTAAACGTTCCCAAACTATTCTCTGCCAGGAAACTTCATTCACGTTACTACTGAATCAGTGTGTACACAAACAACCTTTTAGCGCTTCTCAAAAAAGGGTTTTATTTATATTAAACCATATATTATATTCACAGCAGCATTCTCATTAATCCCGACTTTATATATGCAGTCCATTAcaaaggaagggaggagaggggtgtacaAGACAGTCCACTCAAACAGAAATAAAGATATGTAGCAGGAGAGGTAACCGCATTCTATTCTAGTGCTACTGTGTATCAACATGCACATTTCAGTGTATATCAAGCCGGTATCTTGCCAAAAATTGCATCCACAGGATTGGATAATTTACcaagtaaaaataaaataaatctaaAGGAAAGCAACTAAATCCAGGTGAGTATGAAAGTAGTAAACAGAAAGACAGTAACTTGTTAAAAACTTAAAATGGTAGACTCTGTGAAATGACGTGGCCATAAGCAGCACCAGCGGGATGAGCGAGATGTAACacttttgtatttattagggaccCCACCATGCAACACTTTGCTCTCACACGGTCACACTGTGTATCTGCACGGGTTCGCTTCAGGCTGTTCACAGTGTGGTAGCCAAGGCCCCAAAACAGCAGAGAAACTTAGCCTAGCGCGGCCACACTCAGTTTCAGAATTAGACCCACTATGCCATTTACTCTCTGCATCGGTCACACCGCTGAATCTACCTTAAATTTCTGCACCGTCACACTATTACATCAATTGCTACAATTTCAACCCAGTTTACAGAATCAAACAGAAATTACAAAACACATCAGACCAGGCAATACCTCAATGAGAATTATCAAATAAAAACaaatgcttacacacacacacacacacacaactcccatCCTCCCACCTCACGGTTTCCCCTCATTCACAACAGGTTGTTGTTCTGGGGGGGAAATTAGTTTGGTGTTGGCGACTTCCCTTTGTGACCTCTGAGCCAAAGCATGATCATGGGATAAATAGGTGTCATTTAAAGTGGCGTTTTAGGGGATACCCAAACAAAGGTGCATTCTATCAGCCAACAATGGGCTGCAACCCAGAGGCTCTAGGACAACAGGAGTGTGGAGGCTTTTGTTGTATGTGCAAACATGCCATTTGTATGCGTGTGTGCGCTTAGTATGTGTAAGGAAATACATTGCATGGATATTACTACATATACAGTATGAGTTGGTCTGGATCGGTTGATGTGTaaatacagatgaacgtggaaaATGTGTGAGTCTGTGGGTCTGTCCACCGCATCTGTGGTGACGGGTACATGTGCTGGTCTTTTGGCCACAGAACCAGTTATTTAATTTCTAGCATTGCACCAGTGAGGGACACCCTAAAGATGCCGAGTTAATTAGTAAGCACTGaagtgtcttttactgaggagaatATTTCCACAACTGGAACTTTACGCCGTGTCGGTGGCACCTCAGCTATGCCCTAGTCCACTTCCTCCATGTTGCTGTAGGACGGAGTAGCACATTCTCCAGAGTGTGCAAACAGCTCAGAGGTCACTTCTGGGGTCAGCGGAGGGGGTCCTTCAGGGTCCAGGTCTGTCCCAAAGAGGGCCTGGCTAGAGGCCTGTAAAATAAACCAGTGTAAATCAATCATGCCTTTTCTAGACCAGCTCCCTGACAGGAAGACCAGACGGGTCTGTAAACAATGCAAAAGCAAAAACACTGGACTGACAGTTTGACCACTCCTTGCAGCAAAAATAAAAGCTGGGAAAACAACAATTTCCATGTTTGAAATAATATCTGAAGGATTCCCAACAGTAACTGATTGAAAAATAATATTAATTAACACAGCATAAGGTTGACAATTTAAGTGCTTGTTTATTGGAGCATCATTGAGATTGAAGTACCTGAACAAATTGCTGGGGAAATGCATTTCTTTTTAAATAATAGCAACTATTCTAATGACAGAGCGCTTTGAAAAGGAAAAATCTACCTAAAATCTATATCTTTTGGTATTTATTTCATtcgtccattgttgatatagttccaaaatgttttgcatgtcagcgaTGACATTTTCAAGATGCATCTTTCAAAATACAGCCATTATAATTCATTGTAAGAATGAGATGAAATACATACTGCATACCATCACGGTTGCATAAATCAATGTATATGTGCCCGGACACATACTGGGAATTTAAAGCAGATATAGTGACTAGACTCAGCTCTGAAACACACACCTACAAGGGAGAGACATGACAGAATGCACTGTGAAATCCCTAAGACTTGAACATATCACTACAACACTGTTACAGGGCGTAGTCTATATACCAGCAGCACCGATAATCATGAAACGTTGGAGGAACTTATATTGAGAGACGGACAGCCTCTGTCCTAGTGTCATTAAATCCCTGCTAAGCTAGGAACTGTTTAAACTGTACATTAGTGCACTTCTCAAACAGTCATAAAGCTCGGACATAGCTAGCTACTTCACCAGTGTAATGCAAAGCAGCACATTAAAAAGGTTACTTCTGCTTTAATGGCTTTCGTGAAACAAAGAGAAAACAGTTCCAATACAAGTATGACAGGGATAAGTCAAATTAATGGCCAGAAATAAACAAACCTGCTGAATTAAGAGCTGTTGACTACATAAAATCTAAAATAATCAGCAACGTGAAAAACAGGAAAAAGCTAAGGCATATAATCACTTAGTGAGTCTATAACACTATTCATTGAGATGGCAAAAACACAATGTTAACTGTCTTCAGGCTACAGTACAAAGTCATGACTGTACAAGCAAGCAGATATCGCCAACATACAATGACCAGGGTGGTGTTAAGGAGGACATTTCTGAGTGCAGTTCTACCCCTTATTATTACAGTAGTACTTCAACGCTATAGCCTTCAAGTCATCTCAGCAGCATTACTTGTGCAAAAGATGGGCCTATCCATTCCTAAATGTGCATTTCATATTTTAGTACAAAAAAACCTACATGGTGAGAGACTTGGGAGGAACACAAATAAAGGGGAGAGTACAGTTGAGACCTGTTTTGGTATGTTGAACTAGAATATAGGGTAGTTTAGAAGGGCTTAAATTATGGACTGCAGTACGCAACAAAAAAAGTCAACTTCACAAAGCCATGCTGAGCAAAGTAACTATTTtgtttaattgaacctttatttaactaggcaagtcagttaagaacaaattctagaAGCAGCTCAGTCGGTTTCTCTTTAACGATGCATAGAATTGATTAAAGGATATCATGTGTATACTTTTGTTTAATTTCAAAGTGTTTAGCAGAATGTTAATTTATAGGCCATCTTCAAATACTAAACAATAAAAACATATATAAATAATGGCATAGACAATTTAAAGTGCAATAAATTTGACTTAATTTCTCAGTGTATAAGCTTTCATGTGCATCTGTATTGGGGTGTGTATGTAATGGGGTGTGAGACTGGCCACTTAGCCCCAGTTGGCTCAGTAGAGCAGGGGGTAGATCAGGTCCAGGAACAACGCTAGCAGAGCAGCCAAGGTGCCCAGGACCAAATATCGTACGCAGTCATCATCGGAATAATCTGAGATCCTTTGGCGCCGCCGTCGCACctgcccctctaccccctcctcctccctcctcctggctGCTCTTCTCCCCAGGCTGGTGCGGAACAGGCCCCGGGGGCCCTCTTCAAgaccctcttcttcctcctccagtTCCTGCCATATTAGAGAGGCCTGCGATGGCGGAAACCTGTGTCAGCTTCTGGGAAAGGCTTGGTTCTAAAGCACAGTCCCCTCACCACAGCCAGACTTCCAGGGGCAGGGGTCGGCAACAGGTGGTTTCTTTTGGCCACCCAACGGGGAGGGGGGGAATTCAGCATAATCAATGATCGAAATGATTGTTTGAAAAGAACAATCTCTTTGTGGAATTAGTTGTAGTCAATTTGCTTTGTAAgttatgttccggccccccgaCCATCCACTTTGTCAAAAATCGTCCAACAGCTGAATGGAGTTGCCTACCCCTGCCATAGGGTCAAGGACAAGCCAGACACTTTCAAGGAATACATTACTGGGGTTCTGACTAATTAACCAAGACGCCCCTCACTCATTCACATGGCATACACAGCATGGGGACAGCTCAGAGCGATGTGAGTGGGGTGCTTTTCTCATAAGAGTTAGCTAATAGATGAATTAAATCACACATATTTAGACAGATTCCAACCCCCCAATATAAACTAATGAGTTCAAGAGAAAATGTACCATAGACCCAATCTTTCTCATAGGCATGAACAGACCACTTGCACAAAAGTTTGACTTGATGGTGAATACACACAGCCCCAACTTATTAATTCTGGCAATGAACTTCGTTTTCAGCATTTGGACAGAATAAAATACATCTTAAAATGTCAATACAGATCAGACCAAAGAGGCAGGAGAAAGCCCATGTCTGTCACTTCAAAATTGTGCATAGGACAACAAGTTGTTAGTGTGAACAGATTTTTCTCCAAGCACCTATTCAACTTAGAAACAGCTGGTCCTGTATCAAACACTTTTGATGAACAAACCAATTGCCTTGAGAGCAATGAAATTAGATTAAACCTCTTACTCTCATCCACAGCTTTAGACACACACATTAGCCCCTTGGCATCGGAGATCATTTCTCTAAAAGGACCACAAGCAAGCAATCAAATATCTCCCCATGAAGAGGAATAGATTAACACAGTACTACATTTCTTATTCAAGTGGTGAACATGTAAtaaaaattgtttaaaaaaaatgacaaTATACCCCAAGAAAGTTTAATTGAATATACTCCTGCTGCACTACACCTTGAAGATGCTTTCCTCCTACCACCATATAATGGATCCTGGGGAGGGGTCTCTGAAAGGTAAAGATGGGCACTCTCACCTGGCTGGCGGTGGCTCCTGCAGCGGTGGGGGACTCGACCCCGAGGGGCCCTAGGAAGCGAGGTGGTCGTTCCACGGGGGAGTTGCGTCGGCGGTAGAACAGCACGTAGGCGTAGCGTGTCACCACCTGGTTCTCCTCAACTGTCGTCACTGTGCTGTCATCAAACAGACGCCAGCCTGGGAAAGAGAAAGGACGAGGAGTTTAGTTTAGTTCTCCCCCCCAAGTATATTAGTATGAACAAAACACAACAAACATATGTTTAAACCAATGTTTGCCATGGACAGAAATACAATATACACCGAGTATACAGTACCAAACATTAGGTACACCTTCCTAGCAGAGTTGCACCCCCCCTTtactctcagaacagcctcaattcatcagggcatggactctaaatggtgttccacagggatgctggcccatgtttactccaatgtttcccacagttgtgtcaagttggctggatgtcctttgggtggcggaccattcttgatacacacgagaaactgttgagcttgaaataacccagcagcgttgcagttcttgacacaaaccggtgcgcctggcacataccctgttcaaagggaCTTAAGTATTTTCTGTTGCCGATTGTCTTGCCCCTTCATGTCTCAaggattaaaaatccttctttaacctgtctcctccccttcatcaacactgatttaagTTGATTCAACAGGTGGTCTGAGTATCCCTCACCTGGTCTGAGTATACACTGAGAATTTGTTGTATTCTCAGTGTATACTCATGTGAAGCCTATTTCAGTCAACCACTCACCGACATCACTGCGCTGGCTGTTCTGGGCACTGGGCAGGCGTGCATAGGCTGTGTAGTGACCTCCGATCATACCCCCGTAGTGATTAATGACAGCATAGAGGTCATAGATTGGCGGCTGCTGCATGTCATCCTTCTGACCAATACAGAACTTACTGAGGTCCAGGTTCCTGAAAGACAAGAAAACATGCAGTGAAAACCTTGTCGTATTTGAGGGAATTCAACCCAAGTCATCGAGTGGTGTGAAGGGTAGTATAAAGGGTGTGatatattaaagggatagttcacccaaattacacaaTTATATATTGGTTTCTTACCCTGTaatctatggacaaggtatgacagcaatccatgctttggtttagtttccctggcaccGTTTCCACGTGCTaacattttagcatttgtggcacaaatcccattcaagtcatgggacaGATATGAGCATTTTTTTATGCATTATGTTCAAATAATCTCTCCACAATCAATGAGACACTTTTGGATGATTTAGACATGAGCAAAAAATGCTAGTAGCAGTCCCACGGCTTGAATGGGATtcgtgccacaaatgctaaaatgttAGCACGTGGAAACggtgccagggaaactaaaccaaagcatggattgctgtcataccttgtccatagactgcttacagggaaaggatataaatatcttggaattttaattgatgacggcctcttttaaattgcatattcaacaacgtACAAAAAgaattgaagctgaaattgggattttatgttaggaataaggcctgtttttattttgaagccagaaggaggctcgtatcagctacatttatgcctttactagactatggggatattttatatacgaatgcttccgctcagtgtttgagatcaattgacactctttaccatggcactttgagatttattttaaactgcaaaacccttacgtaCCACTGCACTtcgtataccagggttggctggccttctctcgtaggctcagtcactggtatacttttatttacaaagctattttgggtttactacctttttattgttcggaaatgtggtgggtacttcgttcgctggactttatcctgctaactgttccaaatgtctgaactgaatttggtaaaagggcttttatgtactctgcgccatcgtcttgtaaaaccttacaaaatacttttaaaatgGAAGAACTTGTCcggattgttttttttttaaatcaatgatgaaggattttgaggctgattccctgacctgtcaatgtttttaatttgctgttctatactcttgtgaattcaatggtttttactagattacttgtagtttttcatgttgtctgtctgtaatcttttgtaatgacttggtgctgcctatcttggccagggcgctcttgaaaaatatattttaatctcaatgagcccttcctggttaaataaaggttaaataaaataaataaaaaaggaaaCCAATGAGTAATTTTGTTATTTGGGTGAACTGACCCTTAACGTCTGTGTATGTCATTTTTACCTGACAGGGAAGTCGACCATGTCGTTGATCTTGTCCCTCCAGATGAAGCTGCGGAAGGAGAAGCGCTTGAGCTGGATGATGAGAACGTTGGGCAGACGCCACAGCAGCAGCTGCTTGGAGGCTTCCCTGTGCTGCTGGCACTTTGGACagtacctgagagagagagagagagagagagagagaggaggagcgggagaGTTCCTGTTAGCTTTGTAATCCATCAAAACAATTGCGAAATCAGTAAAAGAACAATGACGATGTTAACTGTGCATCATTGCTTTATGTGACTGTAGGGCCACATTTGAGTATGTGCACGTGTTAGTGTATGTTGAAGGCTATGTTGATATGTGTGTGTTGTTCCTACCATGCCTCCTCTGGTGCCAGCACCTCAGGCCTAGTGAAGAGATTAAGGCACTGCTCCAGGGTGAAGTGTCCAGCCCTGGCCGTCTCACTGACCGACCCAGGGTCCTCCTTAAAGTCCAGCTCCTTGGACCGGACCAGCACATACTCCTTGAGACGCTCGTTGTTCTTCCACACTAGTGCCAGGGTGGATTCGTCAGGGAGGTCCAGAACAGCCTCTTCTGGAGGAGGGAAAGACATGACAAACACTGAAAAATACATATTGTAAAAGGAATAATGTTGAATAATACCCAGCAGATCAATGCGTTTCTGCTTTGTCTTACATTAGGGGTAAAGGATGGGTATGGGATAGTGACCTATCAGGCCCATGTCTTACCCCTTTCCTCCAGTTTCTGCTCCTTGCTGTTGGAGTCGAGGATGGAGATGTAGAACTGAGAAGCGTGGCTGGACGCAGATTCTGATGGTTGCTGG contains these protein-coding regions:
- the si:dkey-32e6.3 gene encoding uncharacterized protein si:dkey-32e6.3, encoding MAYCDKTGDHPSASLNNEDSRNGHDPATDKHPTPHSKGNANDCCATEEARTVSVPHGLCVKKKKLVLHVDLNNTILVSDAVTSQGTIAALDYFISTVTWGQMSKQGKWMWMSDSPSLLPPCEGAVSYYSQFGRVAGFTSSTAGRRFRGVLDEHLAMLRWPKELKGDKELAVKGEDGQLYHWILPSFFQLLKDLVAEGRDFAILFRTFGSDLPRVLSAVSRALTQGSHPLFPDLPALKLSVNETPGQIRCSKKGAVLTRAEERLSTCDGERALYQYLSSVQCLGGFQDHFDWWARNTYSLLGGKPLWVDPFDQDVQHIFIDDNIRQNDKDTIVHPKVFLDRDGSETRTASTSELYDLCLVQNDLLKAISDPEYFTQRISICQENYDRNLQQGAG